The following proteins come from a genomic window of Amaranthus tricolor cultivar Red isolate AtriRed21 chromosome 14, ASM2621246v1, whole genome shotgun sequence:
- the LOC130799861 gene encoding uncharacterized protein LOC130799861, whose translation MSTSSSYSNSPPHLHSIEKKHWWLSTKKLVDKYVREAKTLISTREQSEINSALGLLESALSLSPRYELALELKARCLLSRRRYKEIADMLQDYIPSYKMAYSDDSSGSSSDNSSHSLSRERVKLLSSSSSECDSLSCDYPTTFKCFSVSDLKKKVLSGFYKNCDKEGQWRYSVLGQACCHLGLMEDALVLLQHGKRLASAAFRRESICWSDDSFSFSLSSTTESTHPQLVDHQPLTESESISHLIAHIKLLIRRRAAALAALDAGLFAESIRHFSKILEGRRPAPQAFLAECYFHRSAAYKSAGRTAESIADLNRTLALDPTSTVALHARAGLFEFIGCITDAVHDLEHVKLIYNSILRDRKPAGPAWKPRAVPYREIPGRLSTLGSKIQELKQRIAMGDTGKVDYFKLIGLKRGCTRSELDRAHLLLVLKHKPEKSMAFLDRCELADEKDYDSVKDRARMSTVLLFRLVQKAYSNVLLTIVEEEAAEVERKKATLALQQAQAQVQAEMQAQAQAQAQFQAQAQARQKVEPNKQITRIDGPRVVEPKSEPQANIDRANEQPSSGCGGKPRSFAYQGVFCRDLAAVGSLLSQVGFNRPLAVKYEALSC comes from the exons TTGGTAGACAAATATGTAAGAGAAGCAAAAACTCTGATCTCAACTCGGGAACAGAGTGAGATTAACTCAGCACTGGGTTTACTTGAATCGGCACTTTCCCTTTCTCCAAGATATGAACTCGCTCTTGAACTCAAAGCCCGTTGTTTACTCTCCCGTAGAAGATACAAGGAAATAGCAGATATGCTTCAAGATTACATCCCGAGTTACAAAATGGCTTACTCGGATGACTCGTCCGGTTCATCATCAGATAACTCGTCCCACTCCCTCTCTAGAGAACGAGTCAAGCTTTTAAGTTCATCAAGTTCTGAGTGTGACTCACTGAGTTGTGATTATCCAACAACCTTTAAATGCTTCTCAGTGTCTGATCTTAAGAAGAAAGTTTTGTCTGGCTTTTATAAGAACTGTGATAAAGAAGGACAATGGAG GTATTCCGTTCTTGGTCAAGCATGTTGCCACCTAGGCCTGATGGAGGACGCCCTAGTCCTGCTCCAACACGGCAAGCGTCTGGCCTCGGCTGCATTCCGACGCGAGAGCATTTGCTGGTCCGACGACAGCTTCTCATTCTCTCTATCCTCCACCACCGAGTCGACTCACCCGCAACTCGTTGACCACCAGCCACTCACTGAGTCAGAATCAATTTCCCACCTTATTGCCCACATCAAACTCCTCATCCGCCGTCGCGCTGCCGCATTGGCCGCCTTAGATGCCGGACTTTTCGCTGAGTCTATAAGACACTTCTCGAAGATTCTAGAAGGTCGTCGCCCTGCCCCACAAGCATTCCTTGCAGAATGTTACTTTCATCGATCCGCCGCCTATAAATCCGCCGGTCGGACCGCTGAAAGTATTGCTGACTTGAACCGGACACTTGCATTAGACCCAACATCAACCGTGGCACTTCATGCACGAGCCGGGTTATTTGAATTTATTGGGTGTATTACGGACGCGGTTCATGATCTTGAGCATGTTAAgttgatttataattctatttTAAGAGACCGTAAACCGGCCGGTCCAGCTTGGAAACCAAGGGCAGTTCCTTATAGGGAGATTCCCGGGAGGCTTTCTACCTTGGGTTCAAAAATTCAGGAATTAAAGCAAAGAATTGCTATGGGGGACACAGGAAAAGTGgattattttaagttaattgggTTAAAAAGAGGTTGTACTAGGTCGGAATTGGACCGGGCTCATTTGCTTTTGGTTTTGAAACATAAACCGGAGAAATCGATGGCGTTTTTGGACCGGTGTGAGTTGGCGGATGAAAAGGATTATGACTCGGTCAAGGACCGGGCACGAATGTCAACGGTTTTGCTTTTCCGATTGGTTCAAAAGGCTTACTCGAATGTTTTGTTGACAATTGTCGAAGAAGAGGCGGCAGAGGTGGAGAGAAAGAAGGCTACATTGGCCTTACAACAAGCACAAGCGCAAGTACAAGCCGAAATGCAAGCCCAAGCACAAGCTCAGGCGCAATTCCAAGCCCAAGCCCAAGCCCGGCAAAAAGTTGAGCCTAATAAACAAATTACGCGGATTGATGGACCTAGGGTAGTTGAGCCGAAGAGCGAACCACAAGCTAATATTGATCGTGCTAATGAGCAGCCAAGCTCTGGTTGTGGTGGCAAACCGAGATCTTTTGCTTACCAAGGGGTGTTTTGTAGGGACTTGGCCGCGGTGGGGAGTTTGCTTTCTCAAGTCGGGTTTAACCGCCCTCTCGCGGTGAAATATGAAGCCTTGAGTTGTTAA
- the LOC130799933 gene encoding uncharacterized protein LOC130799933, whose amino-acid sequence MGWLTRFVVALSFLAIGIIFSPETFKSSNSNSSSLSTILKLSHLLCFSTAWGAALWATFIGGIIMFKNLPRHQFGNLQSKMFPAYFTLVGVCCAVSTASFGYLYPWKSSSSTEKYQLGFLGFAFLFNLSNLLVFTPMTIKMMRQRHKVERENNIGEEVGWTKNQEVAKKNPQLAQMNKKFGMIHGLSSLANLFSFGCLAMHSWYLASKLDL is encoded by the exons ATGGGGTGGTTAACAAGATTTGTTGTAGCACTATCATTCTTAGCAATTGGGATAATCTTCTCCCCAGAAACCTTCAAATCATCAAACTCAAATTCTTCATCTCTCTCAACTATCCTCAAATTATCTCATCTCCTATGTTTTTCCACTGCTTGGGGTGCTGCTTTGTGGGCCACCTTCATTGGTGGGATTATTATGTTCAA GAATTTGCCAAGGCATCAATTTGGGAATTTGCAGAGTAAGATGTTTCCTGCTTATTTTACTTTGGTGGGTGTTTGTTGTGCTGTTTCAACGGCGTCGTTTGGGTATCTTTATCCATGGAAATCATCATCTTCTACTGAGAAGTATCAGTTAGGGTTTCTGGGTTTTGCTTTTTTGTTCAATCTCTCCAATTTGTTGGTCTTTACTCCTATGACTATCAAG ATGATGCGGCAGAGGCACAAGGTTGAGCGGGAGAACAACATTGGGGAGGAAGTCGGGTGGACCAAGAACCAAGAAGTCGCAAAGAAAAACCCGCAGCTTGCACAAATGAATAAGAAGTTCGGTATGATACATGGATTGTCTTCTCTGGCTAACCTCTTTTCTTTCGGCTGTCTTGCTATGCACTCGTGGTACTTAGCCAGTAAACTCGACCTATGA
- the LOC130799753 gene encoding phospholipase A1 PLIP2, chloroplastic-like has product MDSICVRSGLHGLGSSVPLNNGLEVFRPNPSVSSVGRSPAPIKNAISVDKTAASSTSMVSKFASLHYPFRSLFHGGDRKQRSKGVALDDTVLVEEENKVGCSSSDLEGHNGNWVMKFLHVRSLWQGKENGGPNGNFEKSSSFCCDGDEGCKVCDDDGIDDDDDDDKEQGENVEFDRNSFFKMLKKVSLSEAKLYAQMSYLGSLAYCIPSIKPGNLLKRYGLRYVTSSIEKREQLAETEKKEQSSKAEAEQVEAARCDDQTNEKSRVRESAAFKAAASAASYLHSRTKILFPSSSSSSKDKVDQHADSGNLDINSEMATLMATTDSVTAVVGAKEEVKQAVADDLSSISSSPCEWYICDDDKSATRYFIIQGSETLASWQANLLFEPIQFEDLDVLVHRGIYEAAKGMYQQMLPEIHAHIKTHGSRAKFRFTGHSLGGSLSLFINLMLLMRGEVPYASLLPVITFGSPNVMCGGDGLLRKLGLPKNHIQAVVMHRDIVPRAFSCNYPRPAAQLLKAVNRSFHNHPCLNSQKLLYAPMGEMLVLQPDEKFSPQHDLLPSGSGLYLLTHKGGDAKEGEKKLRAAKNAFLNTPHPLEILIDRSSYGNGGSIQRDHDMDSYLKCVRGVIRQELSRIRKAERERRRKVWWPLVTPRVTENKILFGPVNVGQTRFKFSRIVKTGKDSLKRFSRLVASQHMHLLVVLLFPARLLLIGYNAITSSSS; this is encoded by the exons atGGATAGCATTTGTGTGAGATCTGGGCTACATGGGCTGGGCTCATCAGTCCCATTGAATAATGGGTTGGAAGTATTTCGGCCCAACCCATCAGTTTCCTCCGTGGGTCGATCACCGGCTCCGATAAAAAATGCAATATCAGTTGATAAAACGGCGGCGTCTTCAACATCTATGGTTTCAAAGTTTGCATCTTTACATTACCCATTTAGATCTTTGTTTCATGGAGGTGATAGAAAGCAGAGGTCTAAAGGTGTAGCCTTGGACGACACCGTTTTGGTGGAGGAGGAAAACAAGGTGGGTTGTAGTAGTAGTGATTTAGAGGGGCACAATGGGAATTGGGTTATGAAATTCCTCCATGTTAGGTCTCTTTGGCAAGGTAAAGAAAATGGAGGGCCAAATGGGAATTTTGAAAAATCTTCATCTTTTTGTTGTGATGGAGATGAAGGATGTAAAGTGTGTGATGATGATggtattgatgatgatgatgatgatgataaagaaCAAGGGGAAAATGTAGAGTTTGATAGAAATTCATTTTTCAAGATGTTAAAGAAGGTTTCTTTGAGTGAAGCTAAATTGTATGCTCAAATGTCTTATTTGGGGAGTTTGGCTTATTGTATACCTAGCATAAAG CCAGGAAATCTTCTGAAGCGCTATGGCTTACGCTATGTGACTTCTTCGATTGAGAAGAGGGAGCAGTTAGCAGAGACCGAAAAGAAAGAACAGTCGTCTAAAGCTGAAGCAGAGCAAGTGGAGGCCGCCCGATGTGATGACCAAACGAACGAAAAATCTCGAGTGAGAGAATCAGCGGCGTTTAAGGCTGCAGCATCTGCTGCGTCTTATCTTCATTCGCGAACTAAAATTTTGTTTCCGTCTAGTTCCTCATCTTCAAAAGACAAGGTGGATCAGCACGCGGATAGTGGGAATCTTGATATTAACTCGGAGATGGCTACTCTTATGGCGACCACCGATTCAGTAACAGCTGTTGTCGGTGCGAAAGAGGAAGTCAAGCAGGCTGTCGCAGATGATTTGAGTTCTATAAGTTCATCACCGTGTGAATGGTACATATGTGATGATGATAAGAGTGCTACAAGATATTTCATCATTCAG GGCTCCGAGACGCTAGCTTCTTGGCAAGCTAACTTGCTCTTTGAACCCATTCAATTCGAg GATCTAGACGTGCTTGTGCATCGAGGCATATACGAAGCTGCCAAGGGCATGTATCAGCAGATGTTGCCCGAGATTCACGCCCACATCAAAACTCATGGTAGCCGTGCCAAATTCCGATTCACGGGTCATTCACTTGGTGGAAGCTTGTCGTTGTTTATAAATCTAATGCTATTGATGCGAGGTGAGGTTCCGTATGCCTCGCTTCTTCCTGTTATCACTTTCGGTTCTCCTAATGTCATGTGTGGAGGTGATGGGCTGCTACGCAAACTTGGATTGCCCAAGAATCATATTCAGGCTGTAGTGATGCACCGTGATATTGTACCCCGAGCTTTCTCTTGCAACTACCCTAGGCCTGCTGCGCAATTGCTTAAAGCGGTGAATCGAAGCTTCCACAACCATCCCTGCCTGAATAGCCAG AAGCTACTCTATGCACCTATGGGCGAGATGCTTGTTTTACAGCCAGATGAAAAATTTTCCCCGCAACACGATCTACTTCCTTCAGGGAGTGGTCTATACCTCCTAACTCACAAGGGCGGTGATGCCAAAGAGGGGGAAAAGAAACTCCGAGCTGCGAAGAATGCATTCTTGAACACACCTCATCCTTTAGAGATCCTAATTGACCGCTCTTCTTATGGTAATGGCGGGTCTATTCAACGTGATCATGACATGGACTCCTACCTCAAGTGTGTACGTGGCGTGATTCGTCAAGAACTCAGTCGAATCAGGAAGGCCGAGAGGGAACGGCGCCGTAAGGTGTGGTGGCCACTTGTGACCCCACGTGTCACCGAAAACAAAATTCTCTTCGGTCCGGTCAATGTGGGACAGACTCGATTCAAGTTTTCCAGGATTGTTAAGACCGGGAAAGATTCCTTGAAACGGTTTAGTAGGCTTGTTGCATCGCAACATATGCATCTGCTTGTTGTGCTCTTGTTTCCTGCAAGATTGCTCCTAATAGGATACAATGCGATTACTTCGAGTTCATCATAA